A single region of the Candidatus Caccoplasma merdavium genome encodes:
- the glgP gene encoding alpha-glucan family phosphorylase has protein sequence MKVQVSNANMPVWRDIKVESRVPAQLNILQEMARNIWWVWNNEALSMFRSIDPELWKSVNGNPVMMLDRVSYERLEEIVADKAMMDTIQAEYEKFRKYIDQKPAANHPSVAYFSMEYGLANVLKIYSGGLGILAGDYLKEASDSNIDMVAVGFLYRYGYFTQTLSMDGQQLANYEAQNFNQLPIEQVVDENGHPIILEVPYPGRVVYANIWRVNVGRVSLYLMDTDLELNSEYDRSITYQLYGGDWENRMKQEYLLGIGGILMLKRLGIKKDVYHCNEGHAALINVQRLVDYIQEEKLSFAEALEVVRASSLYTVHTPVPAGHDYFDESLFGKYMGEFPAKLGISFGELVDLGRENPGSGEKFCMSVFACNTCQEVNGVSWLHGKVSQRMFQPIWKGYSPDELHVSYVTNGVHMPTWAASEWKEFYVKRLGADFLTRQNDRSLWQKIYDVPDEEIWNMRQMMKNKLISFVRNEFRDNWIKNQGDPSRVVSILERINPNALLIGFARRFATYKRAHLLFTDLERLSKIVNNPQYPVQFIFSGKAHPADGAGQDLIKRIVEISRRPEFLGKIIFLENYDMKVAKRLVSGVDIWLNTPTRPLEASGTSGEKAEMNGVLNFSVLDGWWYEGYKEGAGWALTAKRTFQEQSNQDQLDAATIYAMLENEIVPLYFAKNSKGYSPEWIQYIKNSIAQIAPEFTMNRMLEDYIERFYSKEAKRSKLLMADNYKKAKEIAAWKQMVVDKWDEIEIKEINLPEDLLYKSCAGGSYDISVTIDRKGLPDCLGVELVVSQVIDGQQQPYIVTEMKEVKTVGDLVTYELNYEVNVAGIFKYAFRLFPKNADLPHRQDFAYVRWF, from the coding sequence ATGAAAGTACAAGTAAGCAATGCCAACATGCCCGTGTGGCGGGACATAAAGGTAGAGTCGCGTGTACCGGCACAACTGAATATTTTGCAGGAAATGGCGCGAAATATTTGGTGGGTTTGGAACAATGAAGCTCTTTCGATGTTTAGATCTATCGATCCGGAACTTTGGAAATCGGTCAACGGGAACCCCGTGATGATGCTCGACCGGGTCAGCTATGAACGCCTCGAAGAAATTGTGGCCGATAAAGCCATGATGGATACCATTCAAGCAGAGTATGAGAAATTCCGTAAATATATCGACCAAAAACCCGCTGCCAATCATCCCTCCGTTGCATATTTCAGCATGGAGTATGGTTTGGCCAATGTCTTGAAAATCTATTCGGGCGGTTTGGGCATCTTGGCCGGAGACTACCTCAAAGAGGCCAGTGACAGCAATATCGACATGGTTGCCGTCGGTTTCCTCTATCGGTATGGATATTTCACCCAGACCCTCTCCATGGACGGCCAGCAGTTGGCCAACTACGAAGCCCAAAACTTCAACCAGCTCCCCATCGAACAGGTTGTCGATGAAAACGGTCACCCCATTATTCTCGAAGTACCCTATCCCGGCCGTGTTGTCTATGCCAACATTTGGCGTGTAAATGTGGGTCGAGTGTCGCTCTACCTCATGGATACCGATTTGGAACTCAACAGCGAGTATGACCGTTCCATCACCTATCAGCTTTACGGTGGCGACTGGGAAAACCGCATGAAACAAGAGTATTTGCTCGGCATAGGCGGTATTCTCATGCTCAAACGCTTGGGTATCAAGAAAGATGTTTATCACTGCAACGAAGGCCACGCTGCTCTCATCAACGTACAACGTCTCGTCGACTATATTCAAGAGGAGAAACTCTCCTTTGCAGAGGCCCTGGAAGTGGTACGCGCTTCGTCGCTTTATACCGTGCACACCCCTGTGCCCGCCGGCCACGACTATTTCGATGAGTCGCTCTTTGGCAAATATATGGGCGAATTCCCTGCAAAACTGGGAATTAGTTTCGGAGAACTGGTGGATTTGGGACGTGAGAACCCCGGCTCGGGCGAAAAATTCTGCATGAGTGTCTTTGCTTGCAATACCTGTCAGGAAGTCAACGGTGTGAGCTGGCTCCACGGCAAGGTGTCGCAACGCATGTTCCAACCCATCTGGAAAGGCTATTCTCCCGACGAGTTGCATGTAAGTTACGTTACCAATGGTGTGCACATGCCCACATGGGCCGCTTCGGAATGGAAAGAGTTCTATGTAAAACGCCTCGGAGCCGACTTCCTTACCCGTCAGAATGACCGTTCGCTGTGGCAGAAAATCTATGATGTGCCCGATGAAGAGATTTGGAATATGCGTCAGATGATGAAAAACAAACTCATCAGCTTCGTGCGCAACGAGTTCCGCGATAACTGGATTAAGAACCAAGGCGATCCCTCGCGTGTCGTTTCGATTCTCGAACGCATCAATCCCAATGCCCTTCTCATCGGCTTTGCCCGTCGTTTTGCCACCTACAAGCGCGCCCATCTTCTCTTTACCGACCTCGAACGGCTTTCGAAGATTGTCAACAATCCCCAATATCCCGTTCAATTTATTTTCTCGGGAAAAGCTCACCCCGCCGATGGCGCAGGACAAGACCTTATCAAACGCATTGTCGAGATTTCACGCCGTCCCGAATTCCTCGGAAAGATTATTTTCTTGGAAAACTACGACATGAAAGTGGCCAAGCGTTTGGTTTCGGGTGTGGATATTTGGTTGAATACCCCGACCCGTCCTCTCGAAGCCTCCGGAACGTCGGGCGAAAAGGCCGAAATGAACGGTGTGCTCAATTTCTCGGTGCTCGATGGCTGGTGGTATGAAGGATACAAGGAGGGTGCCGGTTGGGCTTTGACCGCAAAACGCACTTTCCAGGAACAAAGCAACCAGGACCAACTCGATGCGGCAACCATCTACGCCATGCTCGAAAATGAGATTGTTCCCCTCTATTTTGCCAAGAACAGCAAAGGCTATTCGCCCGAGTGGATACAATATATCAAAAACTCGATTGCCCAGATTGCACCCGAGTTTACGATGAATCGTATGCTCGAAGATTACATCGAACGCTTTTACAGCAAAGAGGCTAAACGCTCGAAACTCCTCATGGCCGACAATTACAAAAAAGCCAAGGAAATTGCTGCTTGGAAACAGATGGTCGTCGACAAATGGGACGAAATCGAGATAAAAGAGATCAATCTTCCCGAAGACCTCCTTTACAAGTCGTGTGCCGGTGGGTCTTACGATATATCGGTAACCATCGACCGCAAAGGATTGCCCGATTGTCTCGGTGTGGAACTGGTCGTTTCCCAAGTCATCGACGGTCAACAACAGCCTTATATCGTGACCGAAATGAAAGAGGTGAAGACCGTAGGAGACTTGGTAACCTATGAATTGAACTACGAGGTCAATGTGGCCGGAATCTTCAAATATGCATTCCGTCTCTTCCCCAAGAATGCCGATCTGCCTCACCGTCAAGACTTCGCCTATGTGCGTTGGTTCTGA
- a CDS encoding FKBP-type peptidyl-prolyl cis-trans isomerase, whose product MKKTAICLMAALGLTAVSLTSCDNIKPVSELTNASDSLVYAVGVLTGNDVNNGIKNLGQPVDIDQFMKGAKKALYSDSTAFSYEVGFSFASGIKQQLKQMSEQLGITVDKDVYLAAFCAALNNDSTILMTPMNAQVAYRSIAVAAETKKIASSPEAIQNKADGEAFLAQKAKEEGVVATESGLLYKVVKAGKGDTPKQGSRVKVNYKGTLVDGAKFDASDNVRMVVGQMVPGFNEALMLMSPGAKYTIYIPAELGYGVRGRGSVPPNAVMIFDVELLNIEK is encoded by the coding sequence ATGAAAAAAACTGCAATTTGTCTGATGGCCGCCTTGGGACTGACGGCCGTCTCTCTTACCTCTTGCGACAACATCAAACCCGTAAGCGAATTGACCAATGCTTCCGACTCGCTGGTCTATGCGGTCGGTGTGCTCACGGGTAACGATGTCAACAACGGTATCAAGAACTTGGGACAACCCGTCGACATCGACCAATTTATGAAAGGAGCCAAGAAAGCCCTTTATAGCGACAGCACAGCTTTCTCTTATGAAGTAGGTTTCTCGTTTGCCTCGGGTATCAAACAGCAACTCAAACAAATGTCGGAACAACTCGGCATCACGGTCGACAAAGATGTTTATCTCGCGGCCTTCTGTGCTGCTTTGAACAACGATTCGACGATTTTGATGACACCCATGAACGCACAGGTGGCTTATCGTTCCATCGCCGTGGCCGCTGAAACCAAAAAGATAGCCTCTTCGCCCGAGGCCATTCAGAACAAAGCCGATGGAGAAGCCTTCCTGGCCCAAAAAGCCAAAGAAGAAGGTGTCGTTGCCACCGAGAGCGGACTCCTCTATAAGGTGGTAAAAGCCGGTAAGGGTGATACTCCCAAACAAGGTAGTCGTGTAAAGGTCAACTACAAAGGTACGCTTGTCGACGGTGCCAAATTCGATGCCAGTGACAATGTGCGCATGGTAGTGGGGCAGATGGTTCCCGGTTTCAATGAAGCACTTATGCTCATGTCGCCCGGTGCCAAATACACCATCTACATTCCCGCCGAGTTGGGTTATGGCGTGCGTGGTCGCGGCAGCGTTCCCCCCAATGCCGTCATGATATTCGACGTAGAATTGCTCAACATCGAGAAATAA
- a CDS encoding NAD-dependent deacylase, translating into MANKKRLVVLTGAGMSAESGLAVFRGSNGLWSGYRIEEVATPEGWAANPQQVLDFYNARRRELLSVKPNEGHIGLAALEKDFDVCIITQNVDNLHEQGGSSHIIHLHGELMKVRSTCDENLIYDVTPDHLDTRLGDLCEKGSQLRPHIVWFGEAVPLIEPAIEEVEQADIFAVIGTSLNVYPAAGLLRYVPKGVPVFLIDPNPVNDTSGRVTQVIQKGASEGVKIMTEALKAYL; encoded by the coding sequence ATGGCTAATAAAAAACGACTGGTAGTGCTCACCGGTGCCGGAATGAGTGCCGAGAGCGGTCTCGCCGTGTTTCGCGGCAGCAACGGATTGTGGTCGGGGTACCGCATCGAAGAGGTGGCAACGCCCGAAGGGTGGGCCGCAAATCCGCAACAGGTGCTCGATTTCTATAATGCCCGTCGCCGCGAGCTCCTCTCGGTAAAACCCAACGAGGGACATATCGGACTGGCGGCTCTCGAAAAAGATTTCGACGTGTGCATCATCACACAGAATGTCGACAACCTGCACGAACAGGGTGGCAGTTCACACATCATACACCTGCATGGTGAACTGATGAAAGTCCGCTCGACCTGCGACGAGAACCTCATCTACGATGTTACACCCGACCACCTCGACACCCGCCTCGGAGACCTGTGCGAAAAAGGCTCGCAACTGCGTCCGCATATCGTGTGGTTTGGGGAAGCCGTTCCCCTTATCGAACCGGCCATCGAAGAGGTGGAACAAGCCGACATTTTTGCCGTCATCGGCACCTCGCTGAATGTGTACCCGGCGGCAGGACTCCTGCGTTACGTCCCGAAGGGCGTCCCGGTTTTTCTCATCGACCCCAATCCGGTAAACGACACGAGCGGACGGGTGACCCAGGTGATACAAAAAGGTGCCAGCGAAGGGGTGAAAATCATGACCGAAGCCTTGAAAGCGTATTTATAA
- a CDS encoding FKBP-type peptidyl-prolyl cis-trans isomerase, with the protein MDKLSYALGLSMGNNFKASGIETLTVEDFARGVQAVYEGAHPEMSYDEAKQVINEYFTRLQQELVEKNRAAGEAFLAENKKRPGVVTLPSGLQYEILKEGHGRRPAATDKVQCHYHGTLIDGTVFDSSVQRGTPAVFGVNQVIAGWVEALQLMPEGSKWKLFIPSDLAYGQHGAGDKIGPNAALIFEVELIKIL; encoded by the coding sequence ATGGATAAGTTGAGCTATGCCTTGGGCCTGAGTATGGGCAATAACTTCAAGGCTTCCGGCATTGAAACCTTGACCGTAGAAGATTTTGCCCGCGGAGTGCAAGCCGTGTATGAAGGTGCACACCCTGAAATGTCTTATGATGAGGCAAAGCAAGTCATTAACGAATATTTCACCCGTTTGCAGCAAGAACTCGTCGAGAAAAACCGTGCAGCCGGCGAAGCCTTCTTGGCCGAAAACAAGAAACGCCCCGGTGTGGTGACCTTGCCCAGCGGATTGCAATATGAAATACTCAAAGAAGGCCATGGCCGTCGTCCGGCAGCGACCGATAAAGTACAATGCCACTATCATGGTACGCTTATCGACGGTACGGTGTTCGACAGCTCGGTGCAACGCGGCACCCCGGCCGTGTTTGGCGTGAACCAGGTTATTGCCGGTTGGGTCGAAGCGTTGCAACTGATGCCCGAAGGCTCGAAATGGAAACTCTTCATACCCTCGGATTTGGCCTATGGCCAGCATGGCGCCGGTGACAAAATAGGTCCCAACGCCGCTCTCATCTTCGAAGTAGAACTCATAAAAATACTTTAA
- a CDS encoding esterase family protein, which produces MKRIFSLLLFLTCAGIAAVHSQPKSGRIVEDSIYSDVLQDYRRYSVYLPAGYDRSTRDYPVLYLLHGLSDTHTMWPRRAHLREVMDLLVAGGTVCDMIIISPEAGGNIETAWNGYFDMPGWSYETFFFTEFLPAVESRYRIVGDKARRAIAGLSMGGGGAVSYAQRHGDKFCAVYAMSALMSIPQRGMIKPRTPDDKMAILTQSVIDHDCTRYVREAQKSTLDTLRTVSWFVDCGDDDFLLDRNIEFYQAMRDAGVPCQFRVRDGGHVWEYWHSALYICLPYVSRIFATANTKG; this is translated from the coding sequence ATGAAAAGAATTTTTTCCCTTTTGCTCTTTCTGACGTGTGCCGGTATCGCCGCGGTTCATTCTCAACCCAAGTCGGGCCGCATCGTCGAAGATTCGATTTACAGCGACGTGCTGCAAGATTATCGTCGGTATTCGGTCTACCTGCCGGCGGGATATGACCGGTCGACCCGCGATTATCCCGTGCTCTATCTCCTGCACGGGTTGAGCGATACCCACACGATGTGGCCCCGGCGTGCTCATCTGCGTGAAGTCATGGACCTTCTGGTGGCAGGCGGTACCGTCTGTGACATGATTATTATCTCGCCCGAAGCCGGGGGAAACATCGAGACCGCCTGGAATGGCTATTTCGATATGCCGGGCTGGTCCTACGAAACATTCTTTTTTACCGAGTTCCTGCCGGCTGTCGAATCACGTTACCGCATTGTCGGCGACAAGGCCCGCCGCGCCATAGCCGGCCTCTCCATGGGTGGGGGAGGTGCGGTCTCTTATGCCCAGCGTCACGGCGACAAGTTCTGCGCCGTGTATGCCATGAGTGCCCTGATGTCGATACCTCAACGGGGCATGATAAAACCTCGCACACCCGACGATAAGATGGCCATTCTCACGCAGTCGGTCATCGACCACGATTGCACTCGTTACGTCCGGGAAGCCCAAAAGTCCACGCTCGATACCTTACGAACTGTCTCCTGGTTTGTCGATTGCGGCGACGATGATTTCCTGCTCGACCGCAACATAGAGTTCTATCAGGCCATGCGCGATGCCGGAGTACCTTGCCAGTTCAGGGTGCGCGATGGCGGCCATGTGTGGGAATATTGGCATTCGGCACTTTATATTTGCCTGCCCTATGTGTCGCGAATCTTTGCGACCGCAAACACCAAAGGGTGA
- a CDS encoding glycogen/starch synthase, translated as MTERDQLYPDYLFEVSWEVCNLVGGIYTVLSTKARTLQKINKDKNIFIGPDVWKTTPSPFFTESHTLLKAWKSKALAEGFKVRVGRWNIPGKPVVILVDYQDLFSRRNDIYTDMWNDFGVKSLHAYGDYDDSCMFACAAAKVIEHYYHYIGGEKYKVVAHFDEWQTGMGLLYLRKVLPAIATVFTTHATSIGRSIAGNNKPLYGYLFGYNGTQMAEELNMEAKHSVERQAAHFAHAFTTVSDVTAAECAQLLEKVPDVVTPNGFEADFVPKGHRYEEKRAAARKKLLQIASALIGYEAPDDAMLIATSGRYEFKNKGIDMYVDALNRLRLRYNGEREIIAFVMVPAWVKEPRADLQERLQSGASYTTPLPEPYITHTLHNPADDKVSNQIRYCGFPQTPDSKLKIIFIPSYLTGNDGIVDFSYYDTLIGFDATAFPSYYEPWGYTPLESIAFGVPTVTTDLSGFGMWIKSMANYGLEGKGVAVLHRTDFNFVEVTENLSDTIGWLATAGKSTRLLMAQSAQNTAAEAQWNHFINYYRKAYDIALNRAAEDCAGKSAFVDEYDETDEK; from the coding sequence ATGACAGAGCGAGATCAACTCTATCCCGATTATCTCTTTGAAGTTAGCTGGGAGGTTTGTAATTTGGTAGGTGGTATCTACACGGTGTTGTCGACAAAAGCCCGCACGCTGCAAAAGATTAATAAGGATAAAAACATATTCATAGGGCCTGATGTGTGGAAAACCACACCGTCGCCTTTCTTTACGGAGTCACACACGTTGTTGAAAGCTTGGAAGTCAAAAGCCTTGGCCGAAGGGTTCAAGGTGCGTGTGGGACGCTGGAACATACCCGGAAAACCTGTCGTTATCTTGGTCGATTACCAAGACCTCTTTTCGCGTCGCAATGACATTTATACCGACATGTGGAACGATTTCGGCGTGAAATCACTGCATGCATACGGCGATTACGACGATTCTTGCATGTTTGCCTGTGCCGCGGCAAAAGTCATCGAGCATTATTACCATTACATCGGTGGTGAGAAATATAAGGTCGTTGCCCATTTCGATGAGTGGCAGACCGGCATGGGATTGCTCTACCTGCGCAAGGTATTGCCTGCCATTGCCACCGTTTTCACGACGCATGCCACGTCGATAGGACGTTCGATAGCCGGGAACAACAAACCGCTCTATGGATACTTGTTCGGTTACAATGGCACGCAGATGGCCGAAGAACTGAACATGGAAGCCAAGCATTCGGTCGAGCGTCAGGCCGCCCATTTTGCGCATGCCTTTACTACGGTAAGCGACGTGACGGCTGCCGAATGTGCTCAACTGCTCGAAAAAGTCCCCGACGTAGTGACCCCCAACGGTTTCGAGGCCGACTTTGTGCCCAAAGGCCATCGGTATGAAGAGAAAAGGGCCGCTGCCCGTAAAAAACTCCTGCAAATCGCTTCGGCGCTTATCGGGTATGAGGCTCCCGACGATGCCATGCTCATTGCCACGTCGGGTCGATATGAGTTCAAGAACAAAGGTATCGACATGTATGTCGATGCCCTCAACCGTTTGCGCCTGCGCTACAACGGCGAACGCGAAATCATTGCCTTTGTCATGGTGCCTGCTTGGGTGAAAGAACCCCGTGCCGACTTGCAAGAACGCTTGCAGAGCGGGGCTTCTTACACGACTCCGTTGCCCGAGCCTTATATCACCCACACCCTGCACAATCCGGCCGACGACAAGGTCTCCAATCAGATACGTTATTGCGGTTTCCCTCAAACACCCGACTCAAAACTCAAAATCATATTTATCCCCTCTTATCTCACCGGCAATGATGGCATTGTCGATTTCTCCTATTACGATACACTGATAGGTTTCGATGCCACGGCATTCCCGTCTTATTACGAACCGTGGGGCTATACTCCTCTTGAAAGCATTGCCTTCGGAGTGCCGACGGTGACGACCGACCTTTCGGGATTCGGCATGTGGATAAAGAGCATGGCCAATTATGGCCTCGAAGGGAAAGGCGTAGCCGTGCTGCACCGCACCGATTTCAATTTTGTCGAGGTCACCGAGAATCTTTCCGATACGATAGGGTGGCTTGCAACGGCCGGGAAATCGACCCGTCTGCTCATGGCCCAGTCGGCTCAAAACACTGCGGCAGAAGCACAGTGGAACCATTTTATCAACTATTACCGCAAAGCCTACGACATTGCCCTCAACCGGGCGGCCGAAGATTGCGCGGGGAAGTCGGCTTTTGTTGACGAATATGATGAAACAGACGAAAAATAA